One window from the genome of Cyprinus carpio isolate SPL01 chromosome B1, ASM1834038v1, whole genome shotgun sequence encodes:
- the LOC122135971 gene encoding CMRF35-like molecule 2: MKIICTFTLLMIPGVLSSISVTGYSGGGVSITCRYDRGYIDNEKYFCIGEQVTCSQLIKTKEKNKWVNSGRFSLYDDTRAAVFTVTIRDLSERDSGTYQCAAAISWDIDFYTEVKLNVVTGE, encoded by the exons atgaaGATCATCTGTACTTTCACTCTGCTGATGATTCCTG GTGTGTTGAGCTCCATCAGTGTGACAGGATATTCAGGAGGAGGAGTCAGCATCACATGCAGATATGATAGAGGATATATAGacaatgaaaagtatttttgtattgGAGAGCAAGTAACATGCTCTCAACTCATCaagactaaagaaaaaaataaatgggttAATTCTGGAAGATTTTCTCTGTATGACGACACAAGAGCAGCAGTTTTCACTGTGACCATCAGAGATCTGAGTGAACGGGATTCTGGGACATACCAGTGTGCAGCTGCTATCTCTTGGGATATAGATTTTTACACTGAAGTGAAGCTGAACGTTGTAACAGGTGAGTAA